The Kitasatospora sp. NBC_00374 genome has a segment encoding these proteins:
- a CDS encoding sensor domain-containing protein: MTKHYWNPDPAAPAPPTWQQTPRAVPPQFGRPGSSAPPARNGSPGTSTPPAPVPATPSAPQQQASAPRPSRPQGPSARRRVRALRHWRLLLAAVVPCLVLAGIGWWVWPQQPTGLPPHIAEGTVQADLLSADSVSGLAGTTVVAGPQSNRPHAALAVAPSECAVAAGPTTQSVYGQAWKAFLSATYQDAGGTGAYTVNQTFGVFPDTDTAGTALQRLTDGLAKCPSATVADQAGRSSKWAYTARPATEAAVVWAAAQDGAAGWACFHQARVKGASLVQVAVCQAGDGASTASKIADELAGKVTG, translated from the coding sequence ATGACAAAGCACTACTGGAACCCGGATCCGGCGGCGCCGGCGCCCCCCACCTGGCAGCAGACCCCAAGGGCGGTGCCGCCGCAGTTCGGTCGGCCCGGCTCCTCGGCCCCGCCCGCGCGAAACGGGTCGCCCGGCACCTCGACGCCACCCGCCCCCGTCCCGGCCACGCCGTCCGCGCCGCAGCAACAGGCATCGGCCCCGCGCCCCTCGCGTCCACAGGGTCCGAGTGCGCGCCGACGCGTTCGGGCACTGCGCCACTGGCGGCTGCTGCTGGCCGCGGTGGTGCCCTGCCTCGTGCTGGCCGGCATCGGGTGGTGGGTGTGGCCGCAGCAGCCCACGGGCCTTCCGCCGCACATAGCCGAGGGGACCGTCCAGGCGGACCTCCTCAGCGCTGACAGCGTCAGCGGGCTGGCCGGGACGACGGTGGTCGCCGGCCCCCAGTCGAACCGGCCGCACGCCGCGCTCGCCGTGGCGCCGTCGGAGTGCGCCGTCGCGGCGGGGCCGACGACGCAGTCGGTCTACGGGCAGGCGTGGAAGGCGTTCCTGTCGGCGACCTACCAGGATGCCGGGGGTACGGGCGCCTACACCGTGAACCAGACGTTCGGGGTCTTCCCGGACACCGACACGGCCGGCACCGCCCTCCAGAGGCTCACCGACGGTCTCGCCAAGTGCCCGTCCGCCACGGTCGCCGACCAGGCCGGCCGCAGCTCGAAGTGGGCCTACACGGCGCGCCCCGCTACAGAGGCCGCCGTGGTGTGGGCCGCGGCGCAGGACGGCGCCGCGGGCTGGGCCTGCTTCCACCAGGCGAGGGTGAAGGGCGCAAGCCTGGTGCAGGTCGCCGTCTGCCAGGCGGGTGACGGTGCGTCGACCGCCTCGAAGATCGCCGACGAGCTCGCCGGGAAGGTGACCGGATGA
- a CDS encoding DNA/RNA non-specific endonuclease, translated as MTPSSRRAAARRRRTLPRVVHLVLVALLAPIVAIGAQTIAATGAAAVTAPVGTLAPVPLVAPRGFEAALATLLVEIDDANRQAAQLAQQEKDVVAEAERITKESAAIRDSKSALNARVAAVNQEISGHNERAKAVDGEIAAHNAKPHTFQMPAEANAAATFDAEARRLETQKNQENAVEDKIQGEESQIRQEASQVDARSSQLDAASKANDTKASDLKTKAQQLQSRGQQLLGQMAQVIQSFTTTASNPAAAMDQGGDAPAPPPQTSSRPVSQGDDTGDTPYQQPRVSALKEYGKQAGTTVDLRPGTAYLTPDAVRRLPAARAATLASPSFTYDGLVRKPNGHYTALRVQAPTAAAGPAPEVFASGGLVAYRNGEQLPIDGITTIQEAAASSGSQPSAGPEGGDERPDPEDCRRGGKGWVDLGKRDGANGNRASQMNACLDEEYLAANKGSSTEKDPRPPGYYWARNYSRYLGNGDPAKWINNCHLLANRLSGSGTDLDNLATCSRAANAAPSTAGDPGMTPHMEDLEREVFDAIAKKHQVVRYTVTPHYAGNRTVPYEFVITAQGVYRDGTRGIDRESVLIENKIWSIKNGQWHNLGRVFDDRMNPVSPVPTGPTD; from the coding sequence ATGACCCCGTCCTCGCGCAGGGCGGCCGCGCGCCGCCGGCGGACGCTGCCCCGCGTCGTCCACCTCGTGCTGGTGGCGCTCCTGGCGCCGATCGTCGCCATCGGAGCGCAGACGATTGCGGCGACCGGCGCTGCGGCGGTCACGGCACCGGTGGGCACGCTAGCCCCCGTTCCGCTGGTGGCGCCCCGGGGCTTCGAAGCCGCCCTGGCGACCCTCCTGGTGGAGATCGACGACGCGAACCGGCAGGCGGCGCAGCTGGCGCAGCAGGAGAAGGACGTGGTCGCCGAGGCGGAGCGGATCACCAAGGAGTCCGCCGCCATTCGCGACAGCAAGTCGGCGCTCAACGCCAGGGTCGCCGCGGTGAACCAGGAGATCAGCGGCCACAACGAGCGCGCGAAGGCCGTGGACGGTGAGATCGCCGCCCACAACGCCAAGCCGCACACGTTCCAGATGCCTGCCGAGGCGAACGCGGCCGCCACCTTCGATGCCGAGGCGCGCCGACTGGAAACCCAGAAGAACCAGGAAAACGCCGTGGAGGACAAGATCCAGGGCGAGGAGAGCCAGATCCGGCAGGAGGCCTCCCAGGTCGACGCCAGGTCCTCCCAGCTCGACGCCGCCTCCAAGGCCAATGACACGAAGGCCTCCGACCTCAAGACGAAGGCACAGCAGCTCCAGTCCCGGGGCCAGCAACTGCTCGGGCAGATGGCGCAGGTGATCCAGAGCTTCACCACCACTGCGTCGAACCCGGCGGCGGCGATGGACCAGGGCGGAGACGCGCCCGCCCCGCCTCCGCAAACCAGCAGCCGGCCCGTGAGCCAGGGCGACGACACTGGCGACACCCCCTACCAGCAGCCACGGGTCTCCGCCCTGAAGGAGTACGGGAAGCAGGCCGGCACCACCGTCGACCTGCGCCCGGGAACCGCGTACCTGACGCCCGACGCCGTCAGGCGGCTCCCGGCCGCGCGGGCGGCCACTCTGGCAAGCCCTTCCTTCACCTACGACGGGCTGGTTCGCAAACCCAACGGGCACTACACGGCGCTACGGGTACAAGCGCCCACCGCGGCCGCGGGCCCGGCTCCGGAGGTCTTCGCATCCGGAGGGCTCGTCGCGTACCGCAACGGCGAACAGCTCCCCATCGACGGGATCACGACGATCCAGGAAGCAGCCGCCTCCTCGGGGTCCCAACCGAGCGCCGGTCCGGAGGGAGGAGACGAGCGTCCGGACCCCGAAGACTGCCGACGCGGTGGCAAGGGATGGGTCGACCTCGGCAAGCGTGACGGCGCGAACGGGAACCGGGCGAGCCAGATGAACGCCTGCCTCGACGAGGAGTACCTCGCGGCGAACAAGGGCAGCAGCACCGAAAAGGACCCCCGCCCGCCCGGGTACTACTGGGCCAGGAATTACAGCCGCTACCTGGGAAACGGGGATCCAGCGAAGTGGATCAACAACTGCCACCTGCTCGCCAACCGGCTGAGCGGGAGCGGTACCGACCTGGACAACCTCGCCACCTGTTCCAGGGCGGCGAACGCCGCTCCCAGCACGGCCGGGGACCCAGGGATGACTCCCCACATGGAGGACCTCGAGAGAGAGGTCTTCGACGCGATCGCCAAGAAGCACCAGGTGGTCCGCTATACGGTGACACCGCACTACGCCGGGAACAGGACGGTCCCGTACGAATTCGTGATTACCGCCCAAGGGGTCTACCGCGACGGAACTCGGGGCATCGATAGGGAGAGCGTCCTGATTGAGAACAAGATCTGGAGTATCAAGAACGGTCAGTGGCACAACCTCGGGCGTGTATTCGACGATCGAATGAATCCGGTGAGTCCGGTTCCGACGGGCCCGACGGATTAG
- a CDS encoding SMI1/KNR4 family protein, which yields MTSDALERLRRVLPPSPASADGAALDLQGVAEAEAALGVQLPPDYLDFLAVYGAGSLDDFLLIAAPAEAPGHQYSTSMVDITGAFRRAAAKPYIAEDLGDGEAYIHWGMDDGGVYYLWRVEGESSAEWPVYVYGDELTVLPYGIVELLARACTGGLPRELQRRFRGNGHEFLHWQDRYRRDVEQYGSGSYIGG from the coding sequence ATGACAAGCGATGCGCTTGAACGTTTGCGGCGGGTTCTCCCGCCATCGCCGGCCAGCGCGGACGGGGCGGCGCTGGACCTACAGGGGGTTGCGGAGGCCGAGGCCGCGTTGGGGGTCCAGTTGCCGCCGGACTACCTGGACTTCCTCGCGGTCTACGGCGCCGGGTCGCTTGACGACTTCCTGCTGATCGCGGCACCGGCGGAGGCGCCCGGCCACCAGTACAGCACCAGTATGGTGGATATCACCGGGGCGTTTCGCCGGGCTGCTGCCAAGCCGTACATCGCCGAAGATCTGGGTGACGGTGAGGCGTATATCCACTGGGGCATGGATGACGGTGGTGTCTACTACCTGTGGCGCGTCGAGGGCGAGTCGAGCGCCGAGTGGCCGGTGTACGTATACGGGGACGAATTGACGGTCCTGCCGTACGGGATCGTGGAATTACTGGCCAGAGCCTGTACCGGAGGCCTTCCCCGCGAGCTGCAGCGCAGGTTCCGCGGCAATGGCCACGAATTCCTGCACTGGCAGGACCGGTACCGCCGCGACGTCGAGCAGTACGGTTCCGGGTCATACATCGGCGGCTGA